Within the candidate division WOR-3 bacterium genome, the region AATCGCACCCACAGTTATAATGGTAGTGACTTCGGGTTCAGGTAGTACCCGGCGTCAACTGAAACCATTACCACGCGCACGCTTCGGGTTGTTTCCCTCCACTTTCCGCATGAACGAATCGCACGGCGTAGTATGACTTTAACAGAAGTTTCTGAAGCCCTTTGGCTAAGACATAGTTGCCCCTTACAGTCGCTCTGTAGATTCGCTTTTGCAACTTGAAGACCTTCCGCTGTACTGATTTCCAGGGGATGTCATTCCATTCCACCATCAACTTTTGTTGTGTTTTGGACATATAAATCACTACTTGAGACTCTACACTTCAACTTAGGCGCAAGCTGTCAGCATATACCAGTTGTTAGGCTGGTCTTTGGCTTCTGCGTTGCATCTCTCACCCACGTGGCTTGCGCTTACACTTTATTTCACTACTTAGAACATCGACCTTGCTCTAAGAGCCATCGTGGGTTTTACTTCGTTCCGTGGACTTGGGGTTGTTAGCTTTAGACCTGTCCTATCCCCCTGGGTACTTTGGGATTTTTTCTATACGTGAAGAAAAGAGTTCCGTATCTTTCCCCGTGACCATTTTGGTCGTAGCGTATCAACCAGGTTTCGCTACTTTCTATTAAAGAGGGTTCAAGTCGGACATTCGCCTTACGGCTGATCATGGCTAATTGGCTAGAAGGGATTTCCTTACTGGTTAGGAGTTACCTCCGTTTCAGCCCGCTTCGCACCTTTGATAGTGAGTCTCCGGGCGGGGCTGATGCCTAATTACCCCTGGCAGTTGTTAAATCTTTGTTAAGATTCTTCTTTTGCCAGAAAATCCGGGTATTTGTCTTCCATTAAGACAACAAGTCCACAGTTATAATGGTCGTGACTTCGGGTTCAGGTAATACCCGGCGTCAACTGAAACCATTACCACGCGCACGCTTCGGGTTGTTTCCCTCCACTTTCCGCGTGAACGAATCGCACCTTTTCTCACTGATTCGTGCTTGCAAGAATGAGAGAATTATATCTCCTTGGCAATGGGCAAGTTCTTCTTGCAAGTAACGATAGTCTACGGAGACGCCATCTTCTTTATTGATCCGACCTAGAGAAGTATAATCTAGACCAACAAATTGAGTATATTCGATTAACCATTCGGTGTTCTGTACTAAAAAAACCTCGACTAGGGGATGACCGGGAAATTCACAATTAGGATGGAGTTGAATCACATATTCAGGACTTACACATGAACACTATCGATAGGCTGTTGTTCTGAGCGTTAACCGACTAATACCCAATATATAGAGTCGTTGCGTAAGTTCTAATATTTTAAAAAGTTTGTGCCCCGGCGCTGCATAATTCCTAAAATAAAGATTGAATCTTGAGATTTTAGCATTTCTAGACTTATGATAATTTTTGTTAGGATTTTTGCCAAATTTTTACTTAGGTTTGTTGAACTGGGTAAGTTTTTCAAGAACGATCAATAATTTTAGCGATTTGTGCGCTCGCCCGCTACCATTTCTGTAAACAGAGACAAGTAACGACGGGCTTGGAGTTCCTGGGTAAATTCTTGTTCCGCTTTGGAACGGGCTTGATGGCAGAGTTGCTGATGCCGCTCGCGGTCTTCCAGTACCCATGCAATACCACGGGCTAACTCTTCAATATTATAAGCCGAAGCCAGATAGCCATTTTGTTGGTGGTCGATTATATCTGGCATTCCCCCGATGTTGAAAGCCACACAAGGAGTCCCACAGGCGATTGCCTCTATCACGGTATTGGGGAGATTATCCTGTACCGATGGGGCTACAAATACATCAGCCGCAGCATAAACCAATGCCAGAGAGATATCATCTCCTAATTTACCCAAGTAATGGGATTTAAAACCTAAATCCGGTTCATTAGTAGGTCGAGATGATCCAAACACCACTAGGTCTATTTTATCTTGCCATTTAGTTTGACTCAGGCTTTTTAAAGCCGGTTGTAGCATATGAAATCCTTTGCGGCGATCGCCGGTGGCATTCATTGCCCCAAACAAGACTAATTGTTTATTTTCCGGTAATCGCAGAATTTTCCGAGCAATTGATCGATCAAATGGTTGATATTGTTCCAGATCAATCCCATAGGGAATCACTTCTACTCGGACATCTTGCAGGACATTTTTAAACAAACCACTGGCTTTAGTTTCCTCTGCCAGCCATTTGCTGGGTGTCACCACTGCGAAATTGAGATTTTTCCAGGATTTGGCTTTGCGTTGCCAGACCCAACGGGAGAGATCCTGCTCTTTGGTACTACCGAGTTGAGGGCAATTGCCACACGCAACCTTGTAGCGCTCGCAATCTTCGGTATAATTACATCCCCCAGTAAATCCCCACATATCGTGGAACGTCCAAACAATGGGTTTATGCAACTTTGCCAACGTTTCAATTTGCAAATATCCGCGACAAATCCAATGAATATTTACCACATCTGCGGCTAATTTGGCCACCTGAGACTGAATCCGGTCGGGAAACCAACCGGGCCAAAACATGGTTTCTGGTCGCTGACGATAAAACTTGACTGGCAAAGCATCAAGGGTTTCTCTAAAATTAATCAGTTTTTTGGTTAAATTCCCTTGAGGACCGATCACTGAACTATCCGCAGTCAGTTGATTTTGTACCAGCATCTTGGATGGGACGCCAATGTCTTGTAACCCGCGATGTAATCGATAAGCGGCACGCTCAGCCCCAAATTCTAAATCTGATCTGCATAAAAGTAAAGGATTCATTACTTGTTTTTTTCCTATCTCAATTTTGGTTAAAATTTTTTTAACTCCGACTCTAATCAGATGCTAATTGATTGGTTTACTGGCACCTCGTTTCCGCAAATAAGTCCAAATTCGCCGCAGACTCTTAGGGAAGAGTAATCGCCGCAGCATCAATCCTAATTTAGGAGCCGGAATTAAGTCTTGACGCACCCCATCGATAATCAGTTTCAGGGCATAAATTTTTCTTTCTTCTCTTTCAATCAGCTTAGGAACCACTTCCTTAATTAAAAAACCCTGAGTTGCTTTTTGGGAAATCACGTTTTGGTATTCTTCAATCCATTGTAAGGAAATGCGATAATCAGAAATCAGGGAAATTCGATCTCTTCTTTCTTCATTGTCAAGAATCGTTAGCATTTTTTCCAGAAAAAGAAAAATTGCTCCATTGGCCGCTAGTCTGAGAGATAAATCTAAATCTTGATGTTTTTTTAAATCCGGGCGAAAAAGAGTTGTCAGCATTAATTTTCTGGATAGCATAATCGTACTGGTTTGAAT harbors:
- a CDS encoding reverse transcriptase N-terminal domain-containing protein — its product is MSKTQQKLMVEWNDIPWKSVQRKVFKLQKRIYRATVRGNYVLAKGLQKLLLKSYYAVRFVHAESGGKQPEACAW
- a CDS encoding glycosyltransferase family 4 protein; this translates as MNPLLLCRSDLEFGAERAAYRLHRGLQDIGVPSKMLVQNQLTADSSVIGPQGNLTKKLINFRETLDALPVKFYRQRPETMFWPGWFPDRIQSQVAKLAADVVNIHWICRGYLQIETLAKLHKPIVWTFHDMWGFTGGCNYTEDCERYKVACGNCPQLGSTKEQDLSRWVWQRKAKSWKNLNFAVVTPSKWLAEETKASGLFKNVLQDVRVEVIPYGIDLEQYQPFDRSIARKILRLPENKQLVLFGAMNATGDRRKGFHMLQPALKSLSQTKWQDKIDLVVFGSSRPTNEPDLGFKSHYLGKLGDDISLALVYAAADVFVAPSVQDNLPNTVIEAIACGTPCVAFNIGGMPDIIDHQQNGYLASAYNIEELARGIAWVLEDRERHQQLCHQARSKAEQEFTQELQARRYLSLFTEMVAGERTNR